From the genome of Candidatus Krumholzibacteriia bacterium:
TCCCCAGCGCTCGTCGTCGATCGCGACCATGAGCGTCCGCACCCTTCCCTCCGACACGGCGGCGAGGACTTCCTCCAGCTGGTCGGCGGTCAGGCCCGTACCCGCCAGGCGTGCATGCTCGGAGCGTGCGCGCTCGAAGGGTCCGTCGAGCGTGGCTTCGACGATCGGCCACGAGCGGTCGTGCAGCTCGACGGGGTTGTGGTCGTCGGGGCTGCCCGTGACCGTTCGCTCGACGATACGTTCGGCGAGACGACTGTTCCTCCGATAGACCGAGGTCACCGCATCGGTCCCCGCCAGCACGACGGGACCCGACTGCGAGGCGATCCTGTCCGAGACCGCGGCATCGACCTTCTGGAGGAACGACAGCAATTCCTCGGCACGGTCGTCGTCGCCCTTGCCGTGTCCGTGGAAGGTGAGTTGCCCGGGTCCTCCCTGCCGGTGGACGATGTGTCCCTGCAGGGACTCGTGTTCGACCTCGCGACCCAGGGCTTCCTCGAGACTCGACGGGATCTCGCCCTGTGGAAGGACCTCGACGGTGTCCCGGGTGCAGCCGAGGAGACGGACGTCGTTGCGACTCAGGGTGAGGACGAAGTACTCGGCGTTCCCCGTCAGACGGGGCAGCAAGGGTTTCACGTGGTAGCGCTCGTTCACCACACAGCGTTCGGTGAGTTCGTCGGGGACCTGGATCATCTCCATGCCGTCGGGGTCGAGGAAGACCGCCAGGCCACCGTTCTGACGGTTCCAGAAGTCCTGGTCGCCCACGAGATCGCGGGCCGGCCGGAGCATGGCTTCGAACGCACGGGGCAGACCGTCGTCCTCGCAGGCACGGATCTGCCGCTCGGCTTCGTCGACCAGGTTGCCGAAACGGATCGGGTCCTGTCGGACCTGATTGCCCGTACGGTGCGTCGGCATGAACAGCGAGACGCGCCAGCGACGGGGGGGCGCGTCGCGCAGTGCACGGATGAGATCTCGGCGAGTGTCGGGAGTCGGCATGTCGCGCCTCCGGGGTTCGTGTGCATCGACCGATGCTAGGGCCCGGACGACGTGGAACCACGGGGGGAAGACCCCCAGATCGACCCCGGTGAACTCCGGTCGCTGCGACGGGCGATCAGTCGGATCCGGCATCCAGTTCGCGATGGAGCCAGGCGCGGGCCTTGACCCAGTCGCGGCGAACCGTGCGGTCGGTCACGCCGAGCGCGGCGGCGGTCTCCGACTCGTTCATGCCGGCGAAGAACCGGCACTCGACCACGCGGGTCAGACGGGGGTCGAGGTCCGACAGCTTCTGCAGGGCGTCGTCGATCTCGACCACGAGGTCCGCCTGCGAATCGACGCCCAGATCCCCGGTGGCGAGCACCACGCGTTCCCGATCGCCCCCGCGCTTGCCCGATCCACGGCGTCGGGCGTGATCGACGAGAACCTGACGCATGGCCGTGGCGGCGACGGCGTAGAAGTGCACGCGGTCGTTCCATCCCGATTCCCGGCCGCGGGCCAGGCGGAGGAAGGCCTCGTGGACCAGCGCCGTCGTCTGCAGGGTGTGGCCGGTCGCCTGTCCGCGCAGGTGCCGCCGGGCGATGTGGCGGAGTTCGTCGTAGACGACCGGCATCAGGGCGTCGAGGGCGTCGGGATCTCCGCCCTGCAGGCGGTGCAGGAGGGACGTGACGTCGGGGGGCGGGGTTCGGCCGGTCATCGTTCGCCGTGTGTCGGGTCGAGGGAGCGGGCTGCCTCGACTCTCCCGGTCGCGCGGTAGTGATCACGGAGCACGGTGCGGACCCGGCCGGTGAACGCGAAGTCCTCGCCGCGCGCGGCACGCAGAATGTCGTAGCCCTCGGTCAACAGGGACTCGGCCGTGGCTTCACCCAGACGCAACAGGCACTCGCCCAGCAGTGCGGCCGAGGCTCCGGTCTCCCAGTGGTCGGCGGCGAGGGTCGCGCGGCGAGCGACCAGCGAGCGTTCGAGGAGGGGGCGGGCCTCCCGTGGTCGGTCGAGTTCCAGGAGCACGCGCCCGCGGTTCGCCAGGGCGCTCGCCAGCTCGGCGCTGTTCTCCCCGACGGTCGCGCCGGCGGTGCGAACGGCCGCGGCCGATTCGTCGTCGGCGCGTTCGAGGTCTCCGAGCGGGAGCAGCACGTTCACCAGTTCGTTCCGGGCCATGGCGACCTCGATGTGGTCGTCGCCGAAGACGCGGCGCCGGATGTCCAGGACCGCGGTCAGGCACGAATCGGCCCCGGCGTGGTCACCGCGAGCCGTGAGCACCGATGCCAGATTGTGCAGATTCGTGGCGACGGTTCGGTGGCCGTCCCCGTGGATCCGCCGGTTCAACGCGAGGACCTCGCGGTAGATCGGTTCCGCCACGTCGAGACGACCCTGGACCCGGAACAGTGTGGCCAGGTTGTTCAGGTTCATGGCCACGTCGGGGTGTTCCTCGCCCAGGATCCGGCGGCGGATCCGCAGGGCTT
Proteins encoded in this window:
- a CDS encoding sigma-70 family RNA polymerase sigma factor, with product MTGRTPPPDVTSLLHRLQGGDPDALDALMPVVYDELRHIARRHLRGQATGHTLQTTALVHEAFLRLARGRESGWNDRVHFYAVAATAMRQVLVDHARRRGSGKRGGDRERVVLATGDLGVDSQADLVVEIDDALQKLSDLDPRLTRVVECRFFAGMNESETAAALGVTDRTVRRDWVKARAWLHRELDAGSD